The Fusarium oxysporum f. sp. lycopersici 4287 chromosome 1, whole genome shotgun sequence DNA segment GATGGTCCCACTCCCCACCACCAACGGAGCAGAACCCCCAATGCCTGCCAAGAAACGGAAGGCGATCatgctgctcttgttctGAGACAGGGCACAGCCGAGATTAAAGCAAAGGAACCATAGGTTGGAGACTTGCAAGACAATGACTCGGCCTCGAAGCTCTGAGATTGGGCCCCAGAAGAGTGGACCGACTGCGTAGGCGGCTACGAAGATGGAGAGGGTGAGGGCGAGTTCTAGAGATGAGTCAATATGAAGAGTTTCGCCGATAGAGGCGAGTGCCGGCGCGACCATGGTAGATGTGAGAGGAGAGACGAACGAGAATAAGGAGACTAAATTATGTTACTTATGTTGCATGACGATAGAGGGTATCTGTAGTGTTGAACAGTTCAGAGACCGAGGCGACGGTGAAAGATGATGAATGACGGAGGGCTTAAAATTGGGAGAGACCAGCAACATACCACATATGAGCGCAGTCCATTTGTTCTCGCGGACTGTCGATTTTGGCGGAGGACTGTATGAGAGAAAGCCGACCCTATCCCAACCCTACGTGAGTCTTGCCAGATTGGACAAGTCCTTGAACAATTCATTTATTCTATAATGCTTCTTTTCAACTAACAAAGACATCATAGTTTTGTGGTTTTCTTGATTGGCCATCAGCTCTCCACCCAGAAGTTTAGCCGATACGATGTTATGCAAGCACTTGTCAGCCACAAGAGGAAGCTTCGCCCGATGGTTGAACGGCTGCAGGCCAGAAGCAAGAGGCTGGCCAGTACGTACATTCCTAAGAATATTTTAGCATACGACGTGAGAACGTTTTTATAAATGTGATGTCGTACTCGTGGATTGTGTCCTGCCATGCAAATGCTGCGAGGACGAATTTAATTGAAGGAAGATCTCACGAAGCAcataataatactatataaataaaagaataataaaatgAATCAACAGCCCCTCCACAAACATCTACAAGTCATCATCCAGTGGGCTGAGACCCTGGGCAGTACCAAGTCTCTTCTCGAACCAGAATCTCAACCTCTCAACCTCTCCCGGTCACTCATGAACTTCATGAAATCATGCGGATCGGTGTTCGGTTCATTAATAAACTGAGGAAACCCGGCCGGCGGAGCGACATCACTTCTGACAGGCCAGAACCCGTTGGTCGTCTGGAAGTCCTTGCTGAGTAAGAAGTTCTGCAGTAATTTAGCGCCCTCGGGGTGCGGCGCGTCCTTGAGAATAGCAGTGTGCTGTGCCCACGAGATGAagttgctcttcttgggaTATGTAGCGTTGAGAGAGCCGGTGCCAGTTGTCAGGCCCATGGCTGAGGTGAAGGTTGCGGCGTAAGGTGTCTTCGGGTCGCGGACAAGTGTCTGGGGGGTGGCTGCTCCGCGCACCCAGCGAGGCTtctgctggagaagcttggtgaacCAAGTCTCGCCGTACTTGTTGAGGCTATCGATGTTAGTCTACGTTCATGTGCTGATTGATGGCACTTACATTTGGTCGAACAGGAACAGGATTGAATCGTCGTCATTAGGATATGTCAAAGCAAGTTTACCCTTGTACCTCCGGCGCAAGGAAGTCCGCTGTATCTGCCGGCGCCTTTTTGCCCTTCCACCTATGCCATTCCAGATAAGCTGCCACGCAATACCAGTGTATCCGTAGAGGTAGCATCAATATCCTTGAAGCCAGAATATATCCTTGTCAAAACCAGCAGGGGCATAGTAAAGCAGCGCGCCCTCGTCTTTCCATCGTGGAAAGTCTTGCGTCGTCTGCAGAGCGACTGTATCAACATAGACGTTGTTGTTAGCGAGCTGTTGGTCGATGTTGCCATCAAGATATTTAGATAGGTCGACGGTGAGATTGAGCTTCATGCCAGGAAAGGCTGTCTCAAAAGCCTTCTTGACTGCGTCTTCTTGGTTCTTCTCATCGCCGCCGAACCAGGCTGTCACGACGCCGCCCTCTTTGAGAGCAGCTTTGTAAATCTGGTCGATAGAACGCGTCTCTACCTGAGCTGTCGGGCCGAAGTGGAGGAGGTTGTCATACGCCGCTGCGTTCGCAGCGAGCAGGAGAGTTAAAGGAAGCGATAGCAGACGCATTGTGAAACTTGAACGCTGTGAATGGTGATGATCAAATACGCAAACTCAGATCCTCAGCTGTGTATATATACTCATGGCGACAGAGCCATTCGTGCTTCCAACTTGCAAAGAGAGCCTCCGTACGGCCTCATCTCGACGAAAAGTATAGTATCGGTGCAATTATCGTTCCGAACCATGGCCAGAACGCTCCTTGTTCGTTGAGTAAAGTCAGAGACATATGAATCGATAAGGCAGGTGACTAAGAAAGCCCGCGCGCGACTCGACGATTAAGTTTGGCCTATTCGGTTCCTATTCCCAACGTGTCTAGGTCCGGCATTTTGCCATCCATCTACTACTAAAGTCCACAACTCACGGATCTCCTATCGGTCGAGGTACCCCAACCAGGCTTAACACGTGTTTCCTTTCGGGACCAGAAAAGACAAGACGAGGTAAGATAACTGCATGTATAATCCTTCTCAGGAGTATATTTCAGAAGATGTTGGAGTCAGCACGAGAGCAAGAATACTAGTACTAGGCAAGATATGCATATCAACCGAGACAATCCAATGGTAGTCTCATGTAATAGTTATAAAGGCCTGGTGGATATCTCGGCTCGCTGCAGCACTCGATAGCAGTAGACAAATGGTCACCGCGCGGGTAGTGGGCCACAACCCGCGCGATCGGTCCCTATTATTCGGGGCGGCCGCCTTAAGGAGAACGTGTTATAATGCTGGACCTGATTTTTAAAGCGCCAgttaaagatataaaagagaAACCACCGGTTTTGTTTAAAAGACGATTTATTCCTCAGCTATAATAAGATACGAAAATGGTGTAAAGTCATTGGTAAAGAACGGAATTACTCCACTGTAAATAGATAAGATTGGAGATTCTGATTATCATAGTTAAACTTTGAGCCATTTGGGACTCAGTGCCACTTCATCTAGCTTGTACAGTTCAGCCCTTTGAAGTTTATGCGCCTTTTCCTTGCCTACTTTCTCCGGATCTTAGATGCAGCTTTCAAGGGTTCGATAATCCAATCTTGATCCAAATCACTTGGATCATCATCCTGTGAAGTGAACCACGCCACTTCGAATCCCAAGACCTTGGAGTCCTTTGGGAATACAAAAGAGGATATCTTGTCAGCATCTGCGTTTCCGATATAGAATGTGTCGGACTCAGAAACGATAACCCGGTGTCCCTTTTTGAGTATCTTTTGAGTGGTCCCTTTATGCCAGGTTTGAATGATCCAGTCCTTTGATAGGGTGATACTCTTTTCCGAGTCGGTGAGAGGATCGTCCCATAAGATGACCGACTTCTTTGGAGTGAGAGTCTTGAGCCAGTTCAAGAACGAATTGAATAATTTGTTATCGTCCTTGGTGTTCCACATGTATGCCACTTCATCGCCGCCAAAGTGATGGTAAGGTGAGCCAAAATACCCATCAACGGTTGATACCAAGCTGCGGATATAATCATACACTTGTTTGTTGTTCTGCCTAATGTCGAGCTGGGCGTCCGGCTTTTTCAAGCTTGCCTTACCTACTACCAGGTCCTTTTTCCATATTCCCCTAGTAGAATGCCGTTAGATCATGCAGCAACGCTGAAGCAGGGGTATCGTATGACATACCAGATATCACTGTGACCAGGCATGTCTGTCTCTGGATACACAAGAATTCCCAGGTTCTCGGCATAAGATATCACGTTCTGAATATCGCTGGGCGTATAGTATGTATGAGTCTGACTGTACTTGACACTTGCATTCGTCAAGCCCTCGCCCGCCGGCCAAAGCAGAGGAAAGCTTTCCGCATCGTATATATGCCAATGAAAGACATTGAAGTTGTATTGGTGAAGCAAGGTCAACAGGTGAAGAATGGCTTTGACAGGGAAGAACTTTCGGCCTGTATCCAGCATGAAGCCTCTATGAGGATAGAGGTTGGAGGCCATGGTTTGCCGCCTTGAAATGGATCAGGTGAGGTGTTGCGAGAGTTATTTTCGTATTGGTGCTGCTTATTTATAGCGCTTATGAGCTGACCGGAATTCGGCAAGGCAGACTCGGGCAGTAGGAGAAAAGCTTTTCCGAGGTACCTGAGGTCACAGCTTTTATAAAGGTCGCATAACCCGGCTCGAACACAGGGCTAGCAATCGAGCCTGCAAGTTGTAAAGGGTGATTGCACAAGGTGAATTGAGCATCAGCATATCGTTTGACATTTTTCTGGACCGGTCACAGTTTATATGAAGGTCTGAAGTGTCCGGTTTAGGGCTGTGAAAAGCAACATTGTCTTGTAAAATGCCTTCCGAAGGAATGTGGCTTGGATCACTGATGACGAGAACGCTGAAAAGGGTAAGGCTTAAGGCGGCTAGGCATATTCTCGGCCTCGCTCGAGGCCTAAGTACTCGCTATAATGAACCCACATACCAGGAATAATTATAGGAGACTTTAGGACTAGAATGGTCTGATTAACGTGGTGGATAGCTAACGCTAGTCAGAATGTCACGTCTAGCCTTAAAGCATTATTACATATTCCAAAGAGAAGACAAAATTTTAGAGGAGCGGTAAGAGTATATATTGCAACGTCAACCATGGTACTTGTCGCAGCGagcttcatcgtcatctttgTCAGTGCTCTTTGACTAGAGCCA contains these protein-coding regions:
- a CDS encoding hypothetical protein (At least one base has a quality score < 10), which codes for MRLLSLPLTLLLAANAAAYDNLLHFGPTAQVETRSIDQIYKAALKEGGVVTAWFGGDEKNQEDAVKKAFETAFPGMKLNLTVDLSKYLDGNIDQQLANNNVYVDTVALQTTQDFPRWKDEGALLYYAPAAYLEWHRWKGKKAPADTADFLAPEVQGLNKYGETWFTKLLQQKPRWVRGAATPQTLVRDPKTPYAATFTSAMGLTTGTGSLNATYPKKSNFISWAQHTAILKDAPHPEGAKLLQNFLLSKDFQTTNGFWPVRSDVAPPAGNGWDRVGFLSYSPPPKSTVRENKWTALICVSLFSFVSPLTSTMVAPALASIGETLHIDSSLELALTLSIFVAAYAVGPLFWGPISELRGRVIVLQVSNLWFLCFNLGCALSQNKSSMIAFRFLAGIGGSAPLVVGSGTISDMFQPEERGRAISVYSVAPLLGPALGPIGGGWIAERTTWRWVFYSTTIACGFVQVAALLFLKETYAPMILERKKKHLIKETGNTELYTAYDHPDRTFSRTLGIALTRPFRLLFTQPIVMFLAAYMTYLYGTMYLVLSTFSGLFEKLYHEAPGYQGLNYISLALGLFIGTHICARSQDRIYTALKRQRCKEGQPGRPEFRVPMMVPGAILIPIGLLIYSWTAESKTHWIGPNIGACIYTTGLIMGYQCIQGYLVGSYAQYAASAVAAATVTRSLAGFGFPLFAADMYDSLGYGWGGTLLAGVAILLGWPAPVTLWLYGAKMRAKRLREGLCN